The Streptomyces sp. SS1-1 genome has a segment encoding these proteins:
- a CDS encoding DEAD/DEAH box helicase, whose protein sequence is MIVPLSVAPGTLESTMTEDLSPAERYAAARRRAAEQATALASFREMYDFGLDPFQIEACQALEEGKGVLVAAPTGSGKTIVGEFAVHLALLQGKKCFYTTPIKALSNQKYADLCRRYGDDKVGLLTGDNSINSDAPIVVMTTEVLRNMLYAGSPTLLGLGYVVMDEVHYLSDRFRGAVWEEVIIHLPESVTLVSLSATVSNAEEFGDWLDTVRGDTEVIVSEHRPVPLFQHVLAGRRMYDLFEEGEGNRKAVNPDLTRLARMEATRPSYQDRRRGRAMREADRERERRQRSRVWTPGRPEVIERLDAEGLLPAITFIFSRAGCEAAVQQCLYAGLRLNDDEARERVRALVEERTAAIPTEDLHVLGYYEWLEGLERGIAAHHAGMLPTFKEVVEELFVRGLVKAVFATETLALGINMPARSVVLEKLVKWNGEQHADITPGEYTQLTGRAGRRGIDVEGHAVVLWQRGMSPEHLAGLAGTRTYPLRSSFKPSYNMAVNLVEQFGRHRSRELLETSFAQFQADKSVVGISRQVQRNEEGLSGYKESMTCHLGDFDEYARLRRELKDRETELARQGAAQRRAESAVALERLKPGDVIHVPTGKYAGLALVLDPGLPAGRSNGHRGFDHHDGPRPLVLTAERQVKRLASIDFPVPVEALERMRIPKSFNPRSPQSRRDLASALRTKAGHIAPERHRKQRSQAADDREIARLRKAIRAHPCHGCQDREDHARWAERYHRLLRDTSQLERRIEGRTNTIARTFDRIVALLTEMDYLRGDEVTEHGKRLARLYGELDLLASECLRERVWEGLDPAELAACVSALVYESRVGDDAMAPKLPSGKAKAALGEMVRIWGRLDALEEDFRITQSEGVGQREPDLGFAWAAYMWANGKGLDEVLREAEMPAGDFVRWCKHVIDVLGQIAAASPVEGSTVAKNARKAVEGLLRGVVAYSSVS, encoded by the coding sequence ATGATCGTCCCGTTGTCAGTGGCGCCCGGTACGCTCGAAAGCACGATGACAGAGGACCTCTCACCGGCCGAGCGGTACGCGGCAGCACGCAGGCGCGCTGCCGAGCAGGCCACCGCGCTCGCCTCCTTCCGCGAGATGTACGACTTCGGCCTCGACCCCTTCCAGATCGAGGCGTGCCAGGCGCTCGAGGAGGGCAAGGGCGTCCTGGTGGCCGCGCCCACCGGCTCGGGCAAGACGATCGTCGGCGAGTTCGCCGTCCACCTCGCCCTGCTGCAGGGCAAGAAGTGCTTCTACACCACGCCGATCAAGGCGCTGTCCAACCAGAAGTACGCCGACCTGTGCCGCCGCTACGGGGACGACAAGGTCGGCCTGCTCACCGGTGACAACAGCATCAACTCCGACGCCCCGATCGTCGTGATGACGACCGAGGTCCTGCGGAACATGCTGTACGCCGGGTCGCCGACCCTCCTCGGTCTCGGCTACGTCGTCATGGACGAGGTGCATTACCTCTCCGACCGCTTCCGCGGCGCCGTCTGGGAGGAAGTGATCATCCACCTCCCCGAGTCGGTCACGCTGGTGTCACTGTCGGCGACCGTCTCCAACGCCGAGGAGTTCGGCGACTGGCTCGACACCGTCCGCGGCGACACCGAGGTGATCGTCTCCGAGCACCGGCCCGTGCCGCTGTTCCAGCACGTGCTCGCCGGACGCCGGATGTACGACCTGTTCGAGGAGGGCGAGGGCAACCGCAAGGCCGTCAACCCGGACCTGACCCGGCTGGCGCGCATGGAGGCCACCCGGCCCTCCTACCAGGACCGCAGACGCGGCCGCGCCATGCGCGAGGCCGACCGCGAGCGGGAGCGCCGCCAGCGCTCCCGCGTCTGGACCCCGGGCCGCCCCGAAGTCATCGAACGGCTCGACGCCGAGGGCCTGCTGCCCGCCATCACGTTCATCTTCAGCCGCGCCGGCTGCGAGGCCGCCGTCCAGCAGTGCCTGTACGCGGGGCTGCGGCTCAACGACGACGAGGCCCGGGAGCGGGTGCGCGCCCTGGTCGAGGAGCGCACCGCCGCCATCCCCACCGAGGACCTGCACGTCCTCGGGTACTACGAGTGGCTGGAGGGCCTGGAGCGCGGTATAGCCGCCCACCACGCCGGGATGCTCCCCACGTTCAAGGAGGTCGTCGAGGAGCTGTTCGTCCGCGGCCTCGTCAAGGCCGTCTTCGCCACCGAGACCCTCGCCCTCGGCATCAACATGCCGGCCCGCTCGGTGGTCCTGGAGAAGCTCGTCAAGTGGAACGGCGAGCAGCACGCCGACATCACCCCCGGCGAGTACACGCAGCTCACCGGCCGTGCGGGCCGCCGCGGCATCGATGTCGAGGGGCACGCCGTGGTGCTGTGGCAGCGCGGCATGAGCCCCGAGCACCTCGCGGGTCTCGCCGGCACCCGGACCTATCCGCTGCGCTCCAGCTTCAAGCCGTCGTACAACATGGCGGTCAACCTGGTCGAGCAGTTCGGCCGGCACCGCTCGCGCGAGCTGCTGGAGACGTCGTTCGCCCAGTTCCAGGCCGACAAGTCGGTCGTCGGCATCTCCCGTCAGGTGCAGCGCAACGAGGAAGGGCTCTCCGGCTACAAGGAGTCCATGACCTGCCACCTCGGCGACTTCGACGAGTACGCGCGGCTGCGCCGCGAACTCAAGGACCGTGAGACCGAGTTGGCGCGGCAGGGCGCCGCCCAGCGCCGCGCGGAGTCCGCGGTCGCGCTGGAACGCCTCAAGCCGGGGGACGTCATCCACGTGCCGACGGGCAAGTACGCGGGCCTCGCCCTCGTGCTGGACCCCGGGCTGCCGGCCGGCCGGTCCAACGGGCACCGCGGCTTCGACCACCACGACGGCCCGCGCCCCCTGGTCCTCACCGCGGAACGGCAGGTCAAGCGGCTGGCGTCCATCGACTTCCCGGTGCCCGTGGAGGCGCTGGAGCGGATGCGCATCCCGAAGTCCTTCAACCCGCGCTCCCCGCAGTCGCGCCGGGACCTCGCGTCCGCGCTGCGCACCAAGGCCGGGCACATCGCGCCGGAGCGCCACCGCAAGCAGCGCTCGCAGGCCGCCGACGACCGGGAGATCGCCCGGCTGCGCAAGGCGATCCGCGCGCACCCCTGCCACGGCTGCCAGGACCGCGAGGACCACGCCCGCTGGGCCGAGCGCTACCACCGCCTGCTGCGCGACACCTCGCAGCTGGAGCGCCGGATCGAGGGCCGCACGAACACCATCGCGCGCACCTTCGACCGGATCGTCGCCCTGCTCACCGAGATGGACTACCTGCGCGGCGACGAGGTCACCGAGCACGGCAAGCGGCTCGCCCGGCTCTACGGCGAACTCGACCTGCTGGCCAGCGAATGCCTGCGTGAGCGGGTCTGGGAGGGCCTGGACCCGGCCGAACTGGCCGCGTGCGTCTCTGCGCTGGTCTACGAGTCCCGCGTCGGGGACGACGCGATGGCCCCGAAGCTGCCGTCCGGCAAGGCGAAGGCCGCGCTCGGCGAGATGGTCCGCATCTGGGGGCGCCTGGACGCCCTGGAGGAGGACTTCCGGATCACCCAGTCCGAGGGCGTCGGCCAGCGCGAACCCGATCTCGGCTTCGCCTGGGCCGCCTACATGTGGGCCAACGGCAAGGGCCTGGACGAGGTGCTGCGCGAGGCGGAGATGCCGGCGGGGGACTTCGTGCGCTGGTGCAAGCACGTGATCGACGTGCTCGGGCAGATCGCGGCGGCCTCCCCGGTGGAGGGTTCGACCGTGGCGAAGAACGCGCGCAAGGCCGTGGAGGGACTGCTGCGCGGCGTCGTCGCCTACTCGTCGGTGAGCTGA
- a CDS encoding helix-turn-helix transcriptional regulator, whose translation MAGKPVRPTSAIDQTRRMLSLVTYLRERPGARVEDVARAFGISEDELVSDLDVLPMCGTSFRGGDLLDIDTDGERIWWHNPDDVAEPLRLAADEATALLVAARAVATLPGLRESDRQALLRATAKVETAAGEAAVSSARLSVTFESEGGVFADVDRAISERRRLWIRYYSPARDEVTEREIDPIRLVSVGHTYVEAWCRRSEARRTFRLDRVAEIKILDEPSAPPEVELRDLSEGLVQPAAEDPEVVVEVGPGGRWVAEYYPHDSADELPDGGLRITLRTPDPASLRRLALRLGGDGRIVSPPELADSARRAAREALAAYDGMEIRGPGAAHAVHDGQ comes from the coding sequence GTGGCAGGCAAACCGGTCAGGCCCACGAGCGCCATCGATCAGACGCGGCGGATGCTCTCCCTGGTGACCTATCTGAGGGAGCGGCCCGGCGCGCGTGTCGAGGATGTCGCCCGTGCCTTCGGCATCTCCGAGGACGAGCTGGTCTCCGACCTCGACGTGCTGCCCATGTGCGGCACCAGTTTCCGCGGTGGTGATCTGCTCGACATCGACACCGACGGCGAGCGCATCTGGTGGCACAACCCGGACGACGTCGCCGAGCCGCTGCGGCTCGCCGCCGACGAGGCGACGGCGCTGCTGGTGGCCGCGCGTGCGGTGGCCACGCTGCCGGGGCTGCGCGAGAGCGACCGGCAGGCGCTGCTGCGGGCCACCGCGAAGGTGGAGACGGCGGCCGGCGAGGCGGCCGTCTCCAGTGCCCGGCTGTCGGTGACGTTCGAGTCCGAGGGCGGGGTCTTCGCCGACGTCGACCGGGCGATCTCCGAGCGGCGCCGGCTGTGGATCCGCTACTACTCGCCGGCCCGGGACGAGGTGACCGAGCGGGAGATCGACCCGATCCGGCTGGTCAGCGTCGGCCACACCTATGTGGAGGCGTGGTGCCGGCGCTCCGAGGCGCGGCGCACCTTCCGGCTGGACCGGGTCGCCGAGATCAAGATCCTCGACGAGCCGTCCGCGCCGCCTGAGGTGGAGCTGCGGGACCTGTCCGAGGGGCTGGTGCAGCCCGCGGCGGAGGACCCGGAGGTCGTGGTCGAGGTCGGCCCGGGCGGCCGGTGGGTCGCCGAGTACTACCCGCACGACAGCGCCGATGAGCTTCCCGACGGCGGGCTGCGTATCACCTTGCGTACGCCCGACCCGGCGTCCCTGCGGCGGCTGGCGCTGCGGCTCGGCGGGGACGGCCGGATCGTGTCGCCGCCCGAGCTGGCCGACAGCGCCCGGCGGGCGGCCCGCGAGGCGCTGGCGGCGTACGACGGGATGGAGATACGGGGCCCGGGCGCGGCCCACGCGGTGCACGACGGACAGTAG
- the tatC gene encoding twin-arginine translocase subunit TatC: MPLAEHLRELRNRLAKGMLAITVVTIVAAFYNQQLMEFLSDPVPKCERGLGETTGGGCAVVAYTDLLSPFTTTVKVSLMAGIVLSTPFWLYQLWAFIAPGLHKHERKYTYYFVAAAVPLFLGGAWLAYTIMPVSMRVLLGITPEGSANILPMDKILDFSVRMVLVFGAAFELPLLLIMLNFTGVVTGSRMLGWWRGVVMGVFIFGAVATPTTDPVGMIALAGPIVILYFIAVGIALLNDRRRHRDDPDAALDDDEASDLDLTPESIGEVERVSPGRALPEQATSERDRINGYDDVT; the protein is encoded by the coding sequence ATGCCGCTCGCCGAGCACCTTCGCGAGCTCCGCAACCGGCTCGCGAAGGGCATGCTGGCCATCACGGTCGTCACCATCGTGGCCGCGTTCTACAACCAGCAGTTGATGGAGTTCCTCTCCGACCCCGTGCCGAAGTGTGAGCGGGGGCTCGGCGAGACCACGGGCGGCGGCTGCGCGGTCGTCGCGTACACCGATCTGCTCTCTCCCTTCACGACCACGGTGAAGGTGAGCCTCATGGCGGGCATCGTCCTGTCGACCCCGTTCTGGCTGTACCAGCTGTGGGCGTTCATCGCCCCGGGTCTGCACAAGCACGAGCGCAAGTACACGTACTACTTCGTGGCGGCCGCGGTCCCGCTGTTCCTCGGCGGTGCCTGGCTCGCGTACACGATCATGCCGGTCAGCATGCGTGTGCTGCTCGGCATCACGCCCGAGGGCTCGGCGAACATCCTGCCGATGGACAAGATCCTCGACTTCAGCGTCCGGATGGTCCTCGTCTTCGGCGCGGCCTTCGAACTGCCGCTGTTGCTGATCATGCTGAACTTCACCGGCGTGGTCACGGGCAGCCGGATGCTCGGCTGGTGGCGCGGTGTCGTCATGGGCGTCTTCATCTTCGGCGCGGTCGCCACGCCCACCACCGACCCGGTCGGCATGATCGCCCTCGCCGGGCCGATCGTGATCCTTTACTTCATCGCCGTCGGGATCGCCCTCCTGAACGACCGCCGCCGCCATCGCGACGACCCCGACGCGGCCCTCGACGACGACGAGGCCTCCGACCTCGACCTGACCCCCGAGAGCATCGGCGAGGTCGAGCGCGTCTCCCCGGGCCGCGCCCTGCCGGAGCAGGCCACCTCGGAGAGGGACAGGATCAACGGCTACGACGACGTGACCTGA
- a CDS encoding roadblock/LC7 domain-containing protein yields the protein MIQQRANFDWMLKELYDGVPGIQMIVVLSADGLRIARYGGEPDTADRVAAACAGLQSLASAVAQEIPKSDGKMKMVLIEINGGYFYLMAAGANAYLAVLSDTFAEPGLMSNRMSDLVARIGAHLTSPPRRNGQTV from the coding sequence GTGATCCAGCAGCGTGCCAACTTCGACTGGATGCTCAAGGAGCTCTACGACGGCGTACCAGGCATCCAGATGATCGTCGTGCTGTCCGCCGACGGTCTGCGCATCGCCCGCTACGGCGGCGAACCCGACACCGCCGACCGGGTCGCCGCGGCCTGCGCCGGACTGCAGAGCCTGGCCAGCGCGGTCGCCCAGGAGATCCCGAAGAGCGACGGCAAGATGAAGATGGTCCTGATCGAGATCAACGGCGGATACTTCTATCTGATGGCCGCCGGCGCCAACGCGTATCTCGCGGTCCTCTCCGACACGTTCGCCGAGCCCGGCCTGATGAGCAACCGCATGTCCGACCTCGTGGCCCGCATCGGCGCCCATCTCACGAGTCCGCCCCGGCGGAACGGGCAGACCGTATGA
- the helR gene encoding RNA polymerase recycling motor ATPase HelR, producing the protein MHPLPTTAFALDDRRRAKADPALIADDDRHFAAIARCLEETTADLTERLAAERRAEGGLGRQAMDRDTEIHRLTARLRTLRRFGLDLCLGRMVFADDPRPVYVGRLGLTDSTGRRLMIDWRSPAAEPFFGATHARPMGLASRRRYRWTGGRISDYWDEVFTPDGLSGHAALDDQSAFVASLAGNRSSRMRDVLGTIQADQDAIIRAGSRGALVVDGGPGTGKTVVALHRSAYLLHADPRLGHRRGGVLFVGPHRPYLAYVSDVLPSLGEDGVQTCVLRDLVAEGATAGVETDPEVARLKSSADLVRAIEKAVRFYEEPPTEGMTVTTPWSGIRLSAGDWAAAFDAAEPGTPHNEAREQVWEELLTLLTDRHEEDASGDDAEIPAQMLRRALERHRELRTAFDRAWPLLEAADLVGDLWTVPAYLRLCAPWLTPDEVRLLQRERPDAWTVSDLPFLDAARQRLGDPEAARRRRRHARTLAAQRERMTRVVDNLIDAVADSGADGDDGEGLVRMLRGQDAQVSLVDETELDEPDPDQLAGPFAHIVVDEAQELTDAEWQMLLRRCPSRSFTIVGDRAQARQGFTESWRERLERVGLDRVEEASLTVNYRTPREIMAEAEPVIRAVLPDANVPTSIRSGGFPVVHGRVADLDAVVDAWLADNADGVACVIGAPGFPSGERVRSLPPELTKGLEFDLVVLVRPERFGEGVQAAVDHYVAMTRATRHLVVLR; encoded by the coding sequence TTGCACCCCCTCCCCACCACCGCGTTCGCCCTCGACGACCGTCGGCGGGCCAAGGCCGACCCCGCCCTGATCGCCGACGACGACCGGCACTTCGCCGCCATCGCCCGCTGCCTCGAGGAGACGACGGCTGACCTCACCGAGCGGCTCGCCGCCGAACGCAGGGCGGAGGGCGGCCTGGGCCGCCAGGCCATGGACCGGGACACCGAGATCCACCGCCTCACCGCCCGGCTGCGCACCCTGCGCCGCTTCGGCCTGGACCTGTGCCTGGGCCGGATGGTCTTCGCGGACGACCCGCGGCCCGTGTACGTGGGGCGGCTCGGCCTGACCGACAGCACGGGCCGCCGGCTGATGATCGACTGGCGCTCCCCCGCCGCCGAGCCGTTCTTCGGCGCCACCCACGCCCGCCCGATGGGCCTGGCCAGCCGCCGCCGCTACCGGTGGACCGGCGGCCGGATCAGCGACTACTGGGACGAGGTGTTCACCCCGGACGGCCTGTCCGGGCACGCCGCGCTCGACGACCAGTCCGCGTTCGTCGCGAGCCTCGCCGGGAACCGCTCGTCCCGGATGCGGGATGTTCTCGGCACCATCCAGGCCGACCAGGACGCCATCATCCGCGCCGGGTCCCGGGGCGCGCTCGTCGTCGACGGCGGGCCGGGCACCGGCAAGACCGTGGTCGCCCTGCACCGCTCGGCGTACCTCCTGCACGCCGACCCGCGCCTCGGGCACCGCAGGGGCGGGGTGCTGTTCGTCGGCCCGCACCGGCCCTATCTGGCGTACGTCTCCGACGTGCTCCCCAGCCTCGGCGAGGACGGCGTGCAGACCTGCGTGCTGCGCGACCTCGTCGCCGAGGGCGCCACCGCCGGCGTCGAGACGGACCCGGAGGTGGCCCGGCTGAAGTCGTCCGCGGACCTGGTGCGGGCGATCGAGAAGGCCGTGCGCTTCTACGAGGAACCGCCCACCGAGGGCATGACGGTGACGACCCCCTGGTCCGGGATCCGGCTGAGCGCGGGCGACTGGGCGGCGGCGTTCGACGCGGCGGAACCCGGCACCCCGCACAACGAGGCCCGCGAGCAGGTCTGGGAGGAACTGCTCACCCTCCTGACCGACCGGCACGAGGAGGACGCCTCCGGCGACGACGCCGAGATCCCCGCGCAGATGCTGCGCCGGGCCCTGGAGCGGCACCGGGAACTGCGGACGGCCTTCGACCGGGCGTGGCCCCTGCTCGAGGCCGCCGACCTGGTCGGCGACCTGTGGACGGTCCCCGCGTATCTGCGGCTGTGCGCCCCCTGGCTCACCCCGGACGAGGTACGGCTGCTCCAGCGCGAGCGGCCGGACGCCTGGACGGTGTCCGACCTTCCGTTCCTGGACGCGGCCCGGCAGCGGCTCGGCGACCCGGAGGCGGCCCGGCGCCGTCGGCGGCACGCACGGACGCTGGCGGCGCAGCGGGAGCGGATGACACGGGTCGTGGACAACCTGATCGACGCCGTCGCGGACTCGGGCGCGGACGGCGACGACGGCGAGGGCCTGGTGCGGATGCTGCGCGGCCAGGACGCCCAGGTCAGCCTGGTCGACGAGACGGAGCTCGACGAACCGGACCCGGATCAGCTGGCGGGACCGTTCGCGCACATCGTGGTCGACGAGGCGCAGGAACTCACCGACGCCGAGTGGCAGATGCTGCTGCGGCGCTGCCCGTCCCGGAGCTTCACCATCGTCGGTGACCGCGCCCAGGCCCGGCAGGGCTTCACCGAGTCCTGGCGGGAACGTCTGGAACGGGTCGGCCTGGACCGGGTCGAGGAGGCCTCCCTGACCGTCAACTACCGCACACCGCGGGAGATCATGGCGGAGGCGGAGCCGGTGATCCGGGCCGTGCTCCCGGACGCCAACGTGCCGACGTCCATCCGCAGCGGAGGCTTCCCCGTCGTGCACGGCCGGGTCGCGGACCTGGACGCGGTCGTGGACGCCTGGCTGGCCGACAACGCCGACGGGGTCGCCTGTGTCATCGGCGCCCCCGGCTTCCCGTCGGGCGAGCGGGTGCGGTCCCTTCCGCCGGAGCTGACGAAGGGACTCGAGTTCGACCTGGTCGTGCTGGTGCGGCCCGAGCGGTTCGGTGAGGGCGTCCAGGCCGCCGTGGACCACTATGTGGCGATGACCCGGGCCACCCGGCACCTCGTCGTCCTGCGGTGA
- a CDS encoding GTP-binding protein: protein MDFKSSDVVPGPRTEDQLPHTAEAAVKIVIVGGFGVGKTTMVGSVSEIKPLTTEETMTQAGIGVDDNYGSDTKTATTVAMDFGRISITEQLVLYLFGTPGQERFWFLWNGLFEGALGAVVLVDTRRLEVSFDVIGRLEERGVPFVVAVNTFPDAPRYAVSELRTALDLAEEIPIVECDVRRRASSRDVLMTLMHFLHALATAKAPV, encoded by the coding sequence ATGGACTTCAAAAGCTCTGACGTCGTCCCTGGTCCACGGACCGAGGACCAGTTGCCGCACACGGCCGAGGCCGCGGTCAAGATCGTGATCGTGGGTGGCTTCGGTGTCGGCAAGACGACCATGGTCGGGTCGGTCAGCGAGATCAAACCGCTGACCACCGAGGAGACCATGACGCAGGCCGGTATCGGCGTCGACGACAACTACGGCTCGGACACCAAGACGGCCACCACCGTCGCCATGGACTTCGGCCGCATCAGCATCACGGAACAGCTCGTGCTGTACCTGTTCGGCACGCCGGGCCAGGAGCGCTTCTGGTTCCTGTGGAACGGACTGTTCGAAGGCGCGCTGGGTGCGGTCGTCCTGGTCGACACCCGGCGCCTGGAGGTCAGCTTCGACGTCATAGGTCGGCTCGAGGAGCGCGGTGTGCCGTTCGTCGTGGCCGTCAACACCTTCCCGGACGCGCCCCGTTACGCCGTCTCCGAACTGCGCACGGCCCTCGACCTGGCCGAGGAGATCCCCATCGTCGAGTGCGACGTCCGGCGCCGGGCCTCCAGCCGGGACGTCCTGATGACCCTCATGCACTTCCTGCACGCGCTGGCGACGGCGAAGGCGCCTGTGTGA
- a CDS encoding DUF742 domain-containing protein: protein MTPPKRQRRESQEHLPPPPAPAGKQKNPERLFVVAGPDGGERDGDLDLVTLIVARADPPPSATPEQSALLRLCTAPLSVAELSAYLNLPFSMMTVVLTDMLTAGLVTARAPIVRQAVADRSILEAVMHGLQKL from the coding sequence ATGACGCCTCCGAAACGCCAGCGGCGAGAATCCCAGGAGCACTTACCGCCACCGCCCGCCCCCGCCGGGAAGCAGAAGAACCCCGAACGGCTGTTCGTCGTGGCCGGCCCGGACGGTGGAGAGCGGGACGGGGACCTCGACCTCGTCACGCTGATCGTGGCGCGCGCCGACCCCCCGCCGTCGGCCACACCGGAACAGTCGGCACTGCTCCGCCTGTGTACCGCCCCCCTGTCCGTGGCCGAGCTCTCGGCCTACCTCAACCTGCCGTTCAGCATGATGACGGTCGTCCTCACCGACATGCTCACGGCCGGGCTGGTGACCGCCCGCGCTCCGATCGTGCGCCAGGCCGTCGCTGACCGTTCAATCCTCGAAGCGGTGATGCATGGACTTCAAAAGCTCTGA
- a CDS encoding sensor histidine kinase, whose amino-acid sequence MVSVQSPPRRRELPYARVLLLPAIAMAAATGAAVAVVAEPARTAVGVCGAVALTLVLACAAEAVRRGRALRDAQVEHARHTAYLERRVAAHEEEMVRLATEITPAAIHRLRCGASPYEVMRDLAEIDPSYAELPPVQIEFVRRMIDLVDHEEALRDSAQRSFVSIARRVQSIVHQQAVELREMEEDHGRNPEVFDDLLRIDHGTMLIGRLADSISVLGGGRPGRQWPDPVPLYSVLRGAMSRILEYRRISLDSIAKVNIAGISVEPVIHAAAELLDNATRYSPPQTKVHVTATEVQTGVAIEIEDAGVSLSEEARARVEGMLERAKQGTDLQELGESPRLGLAVVGRLCTAYNMQVSLRSSAYGGVRAVLVVPRDMMTTEPAPGLAHGIGAGSAPKAEGPDVLEGPKRAPKKRRPTSPKIPAAVSMEDDVPVVTEWTPNGLPQRRSRVKTPLSKRIAEQAAIEQAEREGRPTIWSTRAPEPEPAVPAEDEPVPGAWVEAFWNGLKDKPDPLTLQPRTQPAHPEADDEGDLK is encoded by the coding sequence ATGGTGAGCGTTCAATCCCCGCCCCGTCGGCGTGAACTCCCTTACGCGCGCGTGCTTCTGCTGCCGGCCATAGCGATGGCCGCGGCCACCGGAGCCGCCGTCGCCGTCGTGGCGGAACCGGCCCGGACGGCCGTCGGCGTGTGCGGTGCCGTGGCCCTGACGCTCGTACTGGCCTGCGCCGCCGAGGCGGTGCGCCGCGGACGCGCCCTGCGGGACGCACAGGTCGAGCACGCCCGTCACACCGCGTATCTGGAACGGCGCGTCGCCGCCCACGAGGAGGAGATGGTCCGCCTCGCCACGGAGATCACACCGGCCGCCATCCACCGGCTGCGGTGCGGCGCCTCACCGTACGAGGTGATGCGGGACCTGGCGGAAATCGACCCGTCGTACGCGGAACTCCCACCTGTGCAGATCGAGTTCGTGCGCCGCATGATCGACCTCGTCGACCACGAGGAAGCCCTCCGCGACTCCGCGCAGCGCTCGTTCGTCAGCATCGCCCGCCGCGTCCAGTCCATCGTCCACCAGCAGGCCGTCGAACTGCGGGAGATGGAGGAGGACCACGGCCGCAACCCCGAGGTCTTCGACGACCTCCTGCGCATCGACCACGGCACCATGCTGATCGGCCGCCTCGCCGACTCCATCTCCGTGCTCGGCGGCGGCCGCCCCGGACGCCAGTGGCCCGACCCCGTCCCGCTGTACAGCGTGCTGCGCGGCGCCATGTCGCGCATCCTCGAGTACCGGCGCATCAGCCTGGACTCCATCGCCAAGGTCAACATCGCCGGCATCTCCGTCGAGCCCGTCATCCACGCCGCCGCCGAACTCCTCGACAACGCCACGCGCTACTCGCCGCCGCAGACCAAGGTGCACGTCACCGCCACCGAGGTGCAGACCGGCGTCGCCATCGAGATCGAGGACGCCGGCGTCAGCCTCAGCGAGGAGGCCCGCGCCCGGGTCGAGGGCATGCTCGAACGGGCCAAGCAGGGCACCGACCTCCAGGAGCTCGGCGAGTCCCCGCGCCTCGGCCTCGCCGTCGTGGGACGCCTGTGCACCGCGTACAACATGCAGGTCTCGCTGCGGTCCTCGGCGTACGGCGGTGTCCGCGCCGTCCTCGTCGTGCCGCGCGACATGATGACCACCGAACCGGCTCCCGGTCTCGCCCACGGCATCGGCGCCGGCTCCGCCCCCAAGGCGGAGGGCCCCGACGTTCTCGAAGGCCCCAAGCGCGCCCCCAAGAAGCGCCGCCCCACCAGCCCCAAGATCCCCGCCGCCGTCTCCATGGAGGACGACGTCCCCGTCGTCACGGAGTGGACCCCGAACGGGCTGCCCCAGCGCCGCAGCCGGGTGAAGACCCCGCTCAGCAAGCGGATCGCCGAGCAGGCGGCCATCGAGCAGGCGGAGCGGGAGGGCCGTCCGACCATCTGGTCGACGCGCGCGCCCGAGCCCGAGCCCGCGGTGCCGGCGGAGGACGAGCCCGTGCCCGGCGCCTGGGTGGAGGCGTTCTGGAACGGACTCAAGGACAAGCCGGACCCGCTCACACTCCAACCGCGAACCCAACCGGCCCACCCCGAGGCCGATGACGAGGGGGACCTCAAGTGA
- the tatA gene encoding Sec-independent protein translocase subunit TatA translates to MGRLGPTEIILILVVIILLFGAKKLPDMARSLGKSARILKSEAKAMKEDDKSAAPADPPNNTTGDQQPPAQRVIQASPGDVNSSRPVNEPTDTTQR, encoded by the coding sequence ATGGGTAGGCTCGGCCCCACCGAGATCATCCTGATCCTCGTCGTCATCATCCTGCTGTTCGGTGCGAAGAAGCTCCCGGACATGGCCCGCTCCCTCGGCAAGTCGGCCCGCATCCTCAAGAGCGAGGCCAAGGCGATGAAGGAGGACGACAAGTCCGCCGCCCCCGCCGACCCGCCGAACAACACCACCGGCGACCAGCAGCCCCCCGCCCAGCGCGTCATCCAGGCTTCCCCCGGCGACGTGAACAGCTCGCGCCCGGTCAACGAGCCGACGGACACCACGCAGCGCTGA